A stretch of the Lolium perenne isolate Kyuss_39 chromosome 3, Kyuss_2.0, whole genome shotgun sequence genome encodes the following:
- the LOC127344553 gene encoding uncharacterized protein, translating into MLPCARSALRRRGLALLRGRAEGGRREALANARCAATVAGRGAGVGRWPDPPAHTQARGRWPAASQTRSFLGCGDGAEGSVLSKVYEERRVMGYSPEQMYAVVAAVDLYEDFVPWCQRSRVIRRYDNGSFDAELEIGFKFLVESYVSHVEMEKPKYIKTTASQSGLFDHLINVWEFKPGPTPGTCDLYFLVDFKFQSPLYRQVASMFFKEVVSKLVGSFSDRCFRIYGPAVPVLEKSYGQER; encoded by the exons ATGCTGCCGTGCGCGCGGTCGGCGCTGCGGAGGCGGGGCCTGGCCCTCCTGCGCGGGCGCGCGGAGGGCGGCAGGCGGGAGGCGCTCGCCAATGCCAGGTGCGCGGCCACGGTGGCCGGCCGCGGGGCCGGGGTCGGCCGCTGGCCCGATCCGCCGGCGCACACCCAGGCGCGCGGTAGGTGGCCCGCGGCCTCGCAGACGCGGTCCTTCCTCGGGTGCGGCGACGGGGCGGAGGGCAGCGTCCTCTCCAAGGTCTACGAGGAGCGGCGCGTCATGGG GTACTCCCCGGAGCAGATGTACGCCGTCGTCGCGGCCGTGGACCTCTACGAGGATTTCGTGCCCTGGTGCCAGCGCTCCAGGGTTATTAGGCGCTACGACAATGGCTCCTTCGACGCCGAGCTCGAAATCGGGTTCAAGTTCCTCGTTGAGAGCTACGTCTCTCACGTGGAGATGGAGAAGCCCAAGTACATCAAG ACGACAGCGTCTCAAAGTGGGCTTTTTGATCACTTGATAAACGTTTGGGAATTCAAGCCTGGTCCTACTCCTGGAACCTGTGACCTATACTTCTTAGTGGATTTTAAGTTCCAGTCACCCCTATATCGTCAG GTTGCTTCCATGTTCTTCAAGGAAGTTGTTTCCAAGCTTGTGGGATCATTTAGTGATCGATGTTTTAGAATTTATGGACCTGCCGTTCCTGTGCTGGAAAAATCTTATGGGCAGGAAAGGTAG
- the LOC139837662 gene encoding uncharacterized protein has product MGQGGDLEAGAAAKRLLHTDGPCFRAIVTTILVCVCTMIALLPTVMVMYWGGSPSVSVHLAGYDGIDPGGAARVVSPAFNITLRLNDTCVDRADVAVMYSGVALGWARVDPRDCAKRRWAKDVEVVARGVGVGLSERLRHRMASDWRSGTLELDIDVTTYKELRFSTDTEFPQDMIVHKVRIMETTDASQSFWSA; this is encoded by the coding sequence ATGGGTCAAGGCGGCGATCTAGAAGCCGGGGCTGCCGCTAAACGGCTATTGCATACTGACGGACCATGTTTCCGAGCGATCGTAACCACTATACTAGTTTGTGTCTGCACGATGATTGCATTGCTGCCTACGGTCATGGTCATGTACTGGGGCGGCAGTCCCTCCGTCTCCGTTCACCTCGCGGGCTACGACGGCATCGACCCCGGCGGCGCCGCCCGTGTGGTCTCGCCGGCCTTCAACATCACGCTCCGTCTGAACGACACCTGCGTCGACCGCGCGGACGTGGCCGTGATGTACTCCGGCGTCGCGCTCGGCTGGGCGCGCGTGGATCCCAGGGACTGCGCCAAGAGACGATGGGCcaaggacgtggaggtggtggccCGAGGAGTAGGGGTGGGGCTATCggagcgcctccgccatcgcATGGCATCGGACTGGCGTTCAGGCACCCTGGAGCTTGACATCGATGTCACGACGTACAAGGAACTCCGGTTCTCTACTGACACTGAATTCCCTCAAGACATGATCGTGCACAAGGTAAGGATTATGGAGACAACCGACGCCTCGCAAAGTTTCTGGTCGGCGTGA
- the LOC127344550 gene encoding uncharacterized protein: MAEEAKHLETSRADRSVWLMKCPTIVSQAWQEATASAAGGPCPNPNPVVAKVILSFDPLSTDEDPKQFKMEMARSDNGNTPKNYSLNMFQDFVPMCVFSESNQGKFACEGKVGHKFDMEPHRENLADYAKLCRERTKKSMIKTRKVHVLDKHHGMGVRQMIQLINAAPKEKKKATPTKPFELKRTRRDRKDLENILFKLFERQPNWSLKHLMQETDQPEQFLKEIMNDLCVYNKRGPNQGTHELKPEYKKSVEDTTAT; encoded by the exons ATGGCCGAGGAGGCGAAGCACCTGGAGACGAGCCGGGCCGACCGCTCCGTGTGGCTCATGAAGTGCCCGACCATTGTCTCACAAGCCTGGCAGGAagccaccgcctccgccgccggAGGCCcctgccctaaccctaaccccgttGTCGCCAAGGTCATCCTATCCTTCGACCCACTCAGCACCGACGAGGACCCGAAGCAG TTCAAGATGGAGATGGCTCGATCAGACAATGGCAATACACCGAAGAATTACTCTTTAAATATGTTCCAGGATTTTGTGCCAATGTGTGTTTTCTCAGAGTCTAACCAAG GGAAGTTTGCATGCGAAGGAAAAGTAGGGCATAAATTTGACATGGAACCTCACAGAGAAAATCTTGCAGACTATGCAAAATTATGCCGTGAGAGGACTAAAAAGTCTATGATCAAAACGAGAAAAGTGCAT GTACTTGACAAGCACCACGGAATGGGAGTGCGGCAAATGATCCAACTGATAAATGCTGCTCCAAAG GAGAAGAAGAAAGCAACACCAACAAAACCTTTTGAATTGAAAAGAACACGAAGGGATCGGAAGGATTTGGAAAATATTCTATTCAAGTTATTCGAGAGGCAGCCTAATTGGTCACTAAAGCATCTAATGCAGGAAACAGACCAACCAGAG CAATTCCTGAAGGAGATAATGAACGATCTTTGCGTCTACAACAAACGAGGACCAAATCAAGGGACGCATGAGCTCAAGCCTGAATACAAGAAGTCTGTTGAGGACACCACTGCAACTTGA